In the Pirellulales bacterium genome, CCAAGGAAAACTGGAAGACCGCCGCCGGGGGTTCCTTTGCCGGGAAGTACGAATTTAGCCACGACCTGGCCGACCAATTGACCGAGGTCCGGCTGAATACTGGTTCCGCCGTAAACCCCACGCACGCCTTCACTTACGATAAGCGTGGCCGCGTCACGGAGCAAACCCAGCGGGTCGGCGCGCGGGCGTTTAACAGTTCGCAAACATTTGACGACCTGGACCGCAGAAAAACCCTGGCGCTGCAATCGACCGTAGGCGGCACGGGGTTCCCGCCCACGGGGGGCGCGGTGACGGCGGATTTTAAGAATTTTTACTAGTACGACGCATGTCGCCTGTTGTCCCAGCGAGCGTTTCCATCCTGAGCTATTGCTTTATGTTCACCCCCTTGCCAGTAGCATGGGCCAGAGCATTAATCACCGAGTCATGGATTCGTTGACGGGTCTCGTTGTCGAGGCAGTGCCAGTTGGCTATAATTTGTAATAGAACAGGGCAAGTACCCGCTGACGGTGAAGCTTTTTGGGAAGGTGGAGACGGGGCAAAATTTTCACTTTCGCCGCAAGTCCCACTGGGACAATCACTTGCAGAATTTATCTGGGCCGGATATGCAGGTACTTTTAATCCGTGGGTCGTGGGTTCAAGTCCCGCCGGGCTCAGTTGAGGATATTTAGAGTTATTTGCCGATTTTTTGATAGGTGCCCCGCCTCCGCGGGGTTTTTTTATGACTTTGAGGGTGTACTACCATGCGCAATGTTTCATCCACCGGATATGACTTGTCACCCCTCACTGAAGAGGAACATGCCAACTTAGTGGAACAGCTTTCACCCGAGGAACGTCGGGTGCTACTGCACCAGGGGACCGAGCATCCCTTTTGCGGTGCTTTATTGGGCAATAAAGAAGCTGGAGTTTACCACTGCCGTCTGTGCGGGTTGCCGCTGTTTGAATCGGGGTCCAAGTTCGAATCCGGCACGGGATGGCCCAGCTTTAACGCGCCCTTCGATCCGCAGCATATTCGCGAGGTTTCTGACATTAGCCACGGGATGGTTCGGACGGAAATCCGCTGCCACCGCTGCAATGGCCACCTGGGCCATGTCTTTCCCGACGGTCCCCCGCCAACGGGACGGCGGTACTGCCTGAATTCGGTTTCACTTTATTTTGTGGCTGATAAAGCAGGGCCAAGCAAAAATTAAGGACGCAAACCAGACGGCATCTTTTTCAGAAGAAATATTTATTGGCTTTTGCCAATAATCTTTGCAAAAGGCGAATGTAATCTATACAAGACATTTTGTTTTGTGTAAATTACATTTTCTGTCCTTTTAACCGGGAGTATTGCAATGAGCTTTCATGAAAAGAGCGCTTGGGCTTGTTTTTGGGGAATTGCGGTGGTGTTTGGGGGATATTTTTGGCTGGTATGGCAAGCGCCGCTGGCGTTTGTGTTTTTGTTGGCCGGGGCGGTTCTGGTTTTGACCGCGGTATTGGTGGCATTTCATGTGGTAAATGCCCTGGCAACGCGCACAATACGGCAAACGGGCGATACTCCGCCGCTCGATGAGCGCGATCGGCTGATCGAACTGCGGGCGGCCAAATTCTCGGCGGGGGTTTTGGCGGCGGTGGTGGTGATTTGGTCGTGCACTGCCTTATTGCTTCTGCCAGCTATCAGTTTGGAACAACTTGCGGTCGCCCAGGCCGCAGCCGAGTTCCCCTCGGCTGGGGCCAATCCGCAATCACTTTCCCTGCCGCTCTTACCCGTGCTGAATGGCATCCAACTGTTGTTTGCGGGCTTTGTATTGGCCAATCTGGCCTATTACGGCGGAATTGTGGCTGGGTATCGGGGTTTGCGGCATGGATAAGTTAACGATCCGCAATCGCATCCGCGAGTTACGGTTTCAAAATAAAGAGATGACCCAGCAAGCCCTGGCCGATCAGGTAGGGATTTCACGCCAGACGGTGATTGCCCTGGAGCAGCGCACGTATTATCCGTCGTTGGAGCTGGCCTTTCGCATCGCCGCGGCCTTTCAGTTGCCTCTGACCGAGGTTTTTTGGTGTGAAAAATAATTTACATAGCGAGAGCTTCAGCCCGTAACCCCAGGGAACTATAACCACGGGTTCGGGAGTCTGACGCGATGAGAACGTATTTTGGCTAATGGGCGATAGTTCGCGGCTGACTCCCGTCCCCCTGCGCTATAGTGAGGGGGACGGGAGAGCCTGGCGAGGGATGGTGAGTGGCGGTTGAAAGCTGTTAGCGCCAGCCACTCCCGACTCCTGGGCTACATGCAAACCGCATCATGAATCGGGCCGTTGGCCCTGCCAATGAACTCCCATATTGACCTAGGGCGGCGCTGCGCTTGCCCTAGGCTGGGATAGGTCGGGCCTTTGGCCCACATAGATAGAATTCACCAAGGAATAAACTTCACTCAGTGCAAATTATTTAACGGTTTGTACTACAGAAAACAAAACCGCTCTGGGGCCCGCTGGTGCTATCTCACCAGCAGGCCTACCGCGAAGTCGCAATCATCGCCGCTAATCCGGGATCAACAGTGTTTAATACAGTTTAGCCAAAATCCTGCACGTTCAAGTTGGGATTGCCAAAGGCGTTATAGCTGTCGGTGCCGGACCCGCCGTTAAGCGTCCCTTTCTTTTTGATCAGGATAAAGTCGTCGATCGTCACCTGGTCATCGCCCGATCCCAACAGGCCAAAGAACTCGTCAAAGGCGTTATTGCCAATGGTGACTTTGTCATTGCCGCTGCCGCCGTCCAAGAGCAGCTTCTTGGCGATGTTGCCGCCGGACGTGCCATTCACATGCTTGCCCAGGATGATGGTATCGTTGCCCGATCCGCCCAAGAGCGCCAGTTGGTCCGCCACGATGCTGGACGCAAAGAGCAGGTAATCATCCTCCGAACCGCCGTCAAGCGTGGCGAATTTGGCAAAGTTGTTGGTATCGACGGCGAGCGTGTCGTAGCCCGCGCCGCCAAACGCGACAAAGGCGTCCTGAAACGCGCTGATAAAGACATTGATAAAGTCGTTCCCCTTGGCCCCGTCGATCGTGACTTCGCGGTAGGCAATGTGATACCCCAGGTTGACAATGTCGTCATCGTTATCGGTGACGATGCTCATCGCGCCCGAGGTGGACCAGTACGTGGTCATGGTGTCGTTGCCATTTCCCAGGTTAAAGTCCCAAATCGCCTCGCCAAAGGTGCGGATAAAGTCCGCGCAGTCATTACCATCGCCGCCGTCAAAATGAATATTCTGGTTCAAGTTAACCGAGCCAGCCGCGATCGCCGCATCCAGACCCATTTGCGTGGTGATGTCCGGGAATAGACCGGAGCCGGACTGCAACTGATCATCGCCATCGCCGCCGAACATGAGGAAGTTGTCCAGCGAGATGTTATTAAACTGAAAGAAGTCATCCCCCCCTTTGGCATAGACCAGGATGTTCTTAACGCCGGCAAATGACTGCGGCAAGAACAGCGGATCTCCGTTGAGCGTGGTCCCCAGCGGATAGACCAAGATATCGCCATTTGCCGCCTGGGTCAGGGAAATGCCGTTGGCCAGGTCATCCCCCGTCAGGATTAAGTCATGCCCATGCTGTTCGCTGGTGACATTCCCCATAAAATTGAGCAGAATTTCAATATGAATAAAGTTGATCGGCATTTTATTGGTAAAGGTCCACATGCCGATGCCGTCCGGCGGGCCGGAAAACTTGAGCCGTTTGCCCGTCGTCCCCGTAAAGTCCACGAACAGCGAATCCCCCCCCGCCGGATCGCCAAAACCGGGATTTAGCCCGTCGATATTGAACGTCGCAATATCGCTGGGCGTGATGTCAAAACGATTGGGGCTAGGTCCGCCGATGAGGTTGATCGTTTCGATGCTCACCAGATCCAGCATCATGCCATCGGTCGTGGTAATCTGGCTGTCACTGGCGACAAAGTCCTCGTCCTTGGTCACGGTGATGGTGTCCGACCCGCCTGCGCCGTTGATGACGCCCATACCGGTCCAGGTGGTGACCTCAAACAGGTTGTTGGCAGCCCCGCCGGTGAGGAGCGCGCTTTCGATGCTGACCAGCGTCATCATCAGGCCGTCGGTCGCCGTGAGGAGCGTGTCGGAGAGGGTGAAGTTTTGATTTTTGGCGGCGATAACGGGGTCTTTGCTTGGGCCAACGCCATCCAGGGTCCCCATGCCGGTCCAGCCACTAACGTTAAAGCTGTTTTGGCTGGCCCCGCCGGTAAGGAGGGCGTTTTCGATACTCAGCAGGTCCACATCCAGTCCATCGGTTGCGGTGAGCAGTAAATTGGTCAGCGTGTAACTAACATCGCGGGTGGCCTGCACGGTGTCTTTGTCGCCGCCGCCGTTGATCGTGCCGGTCAGAAATCCGGTCGAGCCAAAGTCAAACAGGTCGGTCTGGCTGCCGCCGATGAGATTGCCAATGGAGTTAAAGAAAACCAGGTTATTGATGTTGCCATCGTTGGTGCCATCAATGGTCCAGGTGCTAGCGACATTCCGATGAAACAAATTATCCAGCCCGCCGTCGGCGTTCAGCCGCAGGATCGGAGTGGCGTCGGTGACGCGAAAATTATCACTGCCGGAACCGGTGTTAATCACAATCTCGCCATTTTGTAAACCGGTGTAATTGACCACGCCGCAATCGCCGAACAAATTGTCGCTCGCCCCGGCCCCGACGGTGGACGCATCGATGGTCACGTCGGTGATGAAGGTCTCGTCCCGATCATTAATTCGCAGGCTGTCCCCGGCATTCCCGCCGGCATCGACATTGACTGTAAAAGTAACAAAATCCACCGTGCCGCCATCGGCGTTGCCGTTGGAATCGATGCGAATGGTGTCCGCCCCCCCCAGGCCAACGAAGCTTACCTGCTGGAACAATCCTAATTCAAACGTTTGCACGTTCCCTAGGCCGTCACTAACTTGCAATCGATTGGGATTGTCGGGTTGTAATTGCAGGAACATGGTGTTGTTGCCGCCGTTCCCGGTCACCGTCAGACTGGCGCCGTTGGGCAGGCTGGCCGAGACATCGGCAATTGTCCAGGCGCCACGGCCATACGTTCCCGCCACGATGGTATCGCCATAGACTTGCAAATCTTGGACGATCGTGTTGGGCATATTGTTACCGTACTCGGTCCAGGTTTTATCGGGACAGAGGGGATTCACTAGGTAACGATACACACCGCCGCGCCCGCCGACAACGGGAATGACGCCGTCGTCGACACCCGGATTGGGATCCCACAACGAAAGCGAACGAATCTCGCTGGAGAGTGTTCCCAGGTTGTCCGTGATATCGGTAAACGTGGTTCCACCGTCGGTTGTTTCCCAGATTTGGTTCCCTTGCAGCACATATGTGTGTTGCCAGTTGTCCGGGTTCAGGACAATATCCGACACTTGCCCCGCGCCGCCGGTAAAGATCTGGGTAAAGGCTGCGGCCCCTTCTCCCCGCACAAAGAGTTGCCCCCCTTGCGTTCCCACCCAGGCGATTTCCGGGTAAGCCACCCCCGCTCGAAACCCGCCATAGGCCAGCGCGCGGGCTTGGCCGGTCATGGCCGGGGGGGTGACATCAACAACAATATCCCCCGCGTTGCCGGCGTTATTATTATCCTCATACACGCCTGTCCGCGCCACCAGCATCAATCGCGCGTCGGTGGCATTCAGCACAAATGGATTCAACGAAGCCCCCGCAGCTTGGTCGGCGGCGTTTAGCCCACTGCGGGCCGTACCAGGTGTGGCGGGGGCGGCTAATTGCACCACGTCCGTCGCGCCGACCTGGTTGTTGGCATTGTCAAACACCCGCCGTTGAAACGAGGTAAAAGTGTTCCCCACGGTATAGCGGACGGTGGAGTTTGCTATGGATGTGTTATCCGCCGCAGTAAAAAAGCCGTCCCCCTGGGTGATTTGTTCCCAGGTGGTGCTATTGGCGGCGGATTGTTCGGCGGTGCCCGTGTCTTGAAAACCGCCAAAAATCACGTTGTTGGTCGTATCCAGGCTAA is a window encoding:
- the msrB gene encoding peptide-methionine (R)-S-oxide reductase MsrB; amino-acid sequence: MRNVSSTGYDLSPLTEEEHANLVEQLSPEERRVLLHQGTEHPFCGALLGNKEAGVYHCRLCGLPLFESGSKFESGTGWPSFNAPFDPQHIREVSDISHGMVRTEIRCHRCNGHLGHVFPDGPPPTGRRYCLNSVSLYFVADKAGPSKN
- a CDS encoding helix-turn-helix transcriptional regulator is translated as MRNRIRELRFQNKEMTQQALADQVGISRQTVIALEQRTYYPSLELAFRIAAAFQLPLTEVFWCEK